TTAGCACTGGGGAAAATTTGCTGTATCTGATGGGCGTTAATGCGCGGTTCTAAACTTTTCTGCCTGACTGCCTGACTGCCTGACTGCCTGACTGCCTGACTGCCTGACTGCCTGACTGGCACTCAGGTAACGTTATATATTTTCCTTTCTCTCTAGGTTTATCCGTCCATTTTATTTTCCCGCATATTTCTCCCTCAAAAAGTAAGTGCGTGCTCACTTTTGTTTTCTGCATGATAAATATTGTGATGTTCAAGGTACGTTAACCCTCAACAAGAGACCTCGATACCCGCAGGGAGCAGTGCCGCAGCGCACTAAATGTTAGTGTGCACTTACAAATGCAGGTCATGCCGTGTCATGTCATTCATTCCGGTTTTATGGCATTTCATTCCTTCCTTACTGCACTTCATGCCGTTTCTTCCCGCCTGCTAGCACAAAGTGGGTACTGTTGCAGGCAGATAAGTATTTTAAAGCCTCGCAGGACATCTCTATGAAAACTTCAATAAACCCTCGTACTCGCTGGCTTACCCTGGTCGGCACGGTGATCGCTCAGTTTGCGCTGGGTTCGGTCTATACCTGGAGTCTTTTTAACGGCGCGCTGGCCGAAAAGCTCGATGAGCCAGTCAGTCAGGTTGCATTTTCATTTGGCTTACTGAGCCTTGGCCTGGCACTGTCATCTTCCGTAGCCGGTAAGCTCCAGGAACGTTTCGGCGTGCGTAATGTCACTCTGGCAGCCGGTCTGCTGCTGGGCGTAGGGCTGATGCTAACCGCTACGGCTAACAGCCTGACAATGCTGTGGCTGAGCGCTGGGGTGCTGGTTGGGATTGCCGACGGTGCTGGTTATCTGCTGACGCTGTCCAACTGCGTGAAATGGTTTCCGGAACGTAAAGGGCTGATTTCCGCTATCTCAATTGGGTCTTATGGCCTTGGCAGCCTTGGTTTTAAATTTATCGACAGCCAGCTGCTGGCAAGCGTAGGTCTGGAGCACACTTTCATTATTTGGGGCGCGATTGCTCTGACTATGGTGATGTTCGGGGCGCTGCTGATGAAAGATGCACCGCTGCAAACTACCGGTGCGGGCAATGCCCGGGCAGCTAACGACTTCACCCTCGGCGAATCAATGCGTAAACCTCAGTACTGGATGCTGGCGGTTATGTTCCTCACTGCCTGTATGAGCGGCCTGTATGTTATCGGGGTGGCGAAAGATATTGCACAGGGTATGGTTCATCTGGATGCCGCTACCGCAGCGGATGCGGTAACTATTATCGCCATCGCCAACCTGAGTGGCCGTCTGGTGTTGGGTATCCTGTCTGACAAGGTAGCACGCATCCGGGTTATTACTCTGGGTCAGATTATTTCGCTGGTCGGTATGGCAGCGCTGCTGTTTGCTCCGCTTAACGCTATGACCTTCTTTGCGGCTATCGGCTGCGTAGCCTTTAACTTCGGCGGTACTATTACCGTTTATCCGTCACTGGTCAGCGACTTCTTCGGCCTGAATAACATGACCAAAAACTACGGGGTCATTTACCTGGGCTTTGGTATCGGCAGCTTTGCCGGGTCGGCAATTGCTTCACTGTTCGGCGGGTTCGTCGTGACCTTCTGGGTTATCTTCGCCATGCTGATTCTGTCACTCGCTTTCTCGACCACGATTCGCCAGCCTGCGGCACGTGTCAGCCAGAGCGGTACGACTAAAGAGTCGGCTCAGCACACTGAGGCTCACGCCTGATAGCGCGAAGCCAGCTTGAGAAACCAGGCCGCCGGGATGTTATACGGCGGCTTTGTTAAACGCTCAATCTCTTGCTCAATAGTGAGCGAAGCCTGGCGAAACAGCCCTTCATCCCCCCTAATTAACCCCACCACCTGTAGCCGTTTCTCTACCAGATAAATACGGCTGAAATGCGGGTCAAAGCCAACAATTCCCTGAGTATTATCGATAATATCGGCCAGTTTAATGGTCTGAGCCGCGGCACAGGCCAGTGCGGTATGGGCAAAGTGCTGCTGCTTACGCTTATAGCGATTAAAACCAGCGGGAGTATCCGGGTTGGTCACCATCTCCACCAGTCGCGCGACCGGGTCGCCAAAATGATGATGGATATCGGCAAGGGTTGTGGGGGTATCCTCCACCGTATCGTGCAGCCAGGCTGCCGCCAGCACTATTTCATCCTGACAGACGCTACGTACCCGCTCCACTACCGAGGCCGGGTGCACAATATAGGGTTCATCTGTGTACTTACGGCGCTGGTTACAGGCCGCATGAGCTTTGCTGGCAAAGCGACGGGCGCGCTGTTCAAGGGTATGCATAGTTATCTACTCGTAATGGATCCGTCCATGACAATGGTTATGACGCGTTGTCAGGGTACTGGCAATGATTGTTACAACCAAAAGTCAACAAAAGTGTGATTGCTATTAAATTAAGATTTATCTGAATGCTAATTAAGAATAAAGGCAATCTTTTTTGAATGAAATATGTTCTACTCTGGCCTCCGCTGTTATGAGTCCTCTCTAATCGCCATGAGCCCTATAACTAACCCGAACCTTCTACACACCTCGTGGTCTGATTAACATCTCGTTACATTATTGGTCGTTTTCTACCCTGAGCATCTTGCATGAAATATATTAGATCGGTAACACAACAGACGATGTGCCTGATACTGGCGCTCTACATTGGGTTCTTCCTTAACATCGCCGTTTTTTACCGTCGGTTTGAATCCTTCTCGGTTGATTTTAGCTTTCTGAAGGGCGCGGCCATGGTTGCCGAGCTGGTGGCGAGTACCCTGGTCACATTTTTCCTTTTACGTCTCCTGTCGCTGCTGGGGCGTAATGTCTGGCGGGTGCTGGCCAGTTTCATCGTGGTGTGCTCGGTTGCCGCCAGCTACTACATGACCTTCCTCAACGTGGTTATCGGTTATGGCATTATTGCCTCAGTAATGACCACGGATATCGACCTGTCTAAAGAAGCCGTCGGCTGGCAGCTTATTAGCTGGATAGTGCTGGTTAGCCTGCCTGCACTGGCGTTCATCTGGTTTAACCGCTGCCAGTTTACCCTGTTAAATGAGCTGCGCGATCGCCGCCGCAGCGTTAAAAACCTGGCAATGATGCTGGTTGTTGGCCTGCTGGTTTGGGCGCCGCTGAGCTACCTTGGCAAAGTTCAAAGTGACCAGGAGCGCGTTTCACGTATGGATTTGCCAAGCTATGGTGGTGTAGTGGCGAGCTCTTATCTGCCTTCTAACTGGCTTTCGGCGCTGGGGCTTTACGCCTGGGCGCAGGTTGATGAATCGTCTGATCACCGCTCGCTGCTGAATCCGGCGGCCAAATTCACCTATACCGCCCCTCAGGATAATGACGATACCCTGGTGGTGTTTATCATTGGTGAAACCACCCGTTGGGATCATATGGGCATGTTTGGTTATGACCGTGATACCACGCCATTGCTGGCTAAAGAGAAGAATCTGGCCGCATTCCGCGGGACTTCTTGCGATACGGCAACCAAACTGTCGCTGCGCTGTATGTTTGTGCGCGAAGGTGGGGTAGAAGATAATCCGCAGCGCACGCTGAAAGAGCAGAACATTTTTGCCGTGCTTAAACAGCTTGGCTTTAGTTCAGACCTGTTCGCTATGCAAAGTGAGCTGTGGTTCTACAGCAACACTATGGCTGACAATATTGCCTATCGCGAGCAAATTGGCGCTGAGCCTGCTAACCGCGGCAAACCGGTTGACGATATGCTGCTGCTTAATGAACTGAAACGCTCGGTAGACGGGCATCCAGATGAAAAGCACCTGGTTATCTTACATACCAAAGGCTCTCACTTCTCTTATGCTCAGCGCTATCCGCGTAGCTTTGCCCGCTGGACGCCTGAGTGTGTGGGGGTTGACGGTAATTGCAGCAAAGAAGAGTTGATCAACGCTTATGACAATACCGTGCTTTATACCGATACCTTTATACACGGAGTGATTGATCAGGTGCGTAATCGCAAGGCAATAGTCTTCTACGCTGCCGATCACGGTGAATCTATCGATGACCATAAGCGGTTGCACGGTACGCCTCGTAACATGGCGCCACCGGAGCAGTTCCGGGTGCCACTTCTGGTCTGGGCCTCCGACAGCTTCCTGGCCTCTCCGGAGCGCGCGCGTGGTTTTGCTCACCTTCAGCAGCAGGCAAAAGCTAAGGTAACCCATCGCCATGAAGAGCTCTATGATGCCATGCTCGGCTGCCTGGGTTACACCTCGCCGGATGGTGGTATCAACGAGAAGAACAACTGGTGTCAGGCACCGCAGGCGGCGAAGTAATCTGTCGTTTTGCATAGTGTGTGGCTAAGCGGGAGCGGAGCTTGACGCTGGATCTGGCCAGCAGTAAGATTTTTGCGCATCCGGTGAGTGGCGCAGCCTGGTAGCGCACTTCGTTCGGGACGAAGGGGTCGGAGGTTCGAATCCTCTCTCACCGACCAGATCCTATAAAAACCCGCAGTGGCAACACTGCGGGTTTTTTGTTTTTGATTCCAGTTACCTGCACGAACAATGGCGGGAAAACGTTTCGTTGATCACATAAATGGTGGATACGTTAGGTTTTTTACGCATTAGGTCATCATTTTTTGTTATCAAATTGCGCTGTTTTTTGATCGTAAGCTTATTTTTAACCCAGCATTTTTTACTGCGGTCACGCCTTCCTGA
This genomic interval from Salmonella enterica subsp. enterica serovar Choleraesuis contains the following:
- a CDS encoding MFS transporter yields the protein MKTSINPRTRWLTLVGTVIAQFALGSVYTWSLFNGALAEKLDEPVSQVAFSFGLLSLGLALSSSVAGKLQERFGVRNVTLAAGLLLGVGLMLTATANSLTMLWLSAGVLVGIADGAGYLLTLSNCVKWFPERKGLISAISIGSYGLGSLGFKFIDSQLLASVGLEHTFIIWGAIALTMVMFGALLMKDAPLQTTGAGNARAANDFTLGESMRKPQYWMLAVMFLTACMSGLYVIGVAKDIAQGMVHLDAATAADAVTIIAIANLSGRLVLGILSDKVARIRVITLGQIISLVGMAALLFAPLNAMTFFAAIGCVAFNFGGTITVYPSLVSDFFGLNNMTKNYGVIYLGFGIGSFAGSAIASLFGGFVVTFWVIFAMLILSLAFSTTIRQPAARVSQSGTTKESAQHTEAHA
- a CDS encoding phosphoethanolamine transferase; translated protein: MCLILALYIGFFLNIAVFYRRFESFSVDFSFLKGAAMVAELVASTLVTFFLLRLLSLLGRNVWRVLASFIVVCSVAASYYMTFLNVVIGYGIIASVMTTDIDLSKEAVGWQLISWIVLVSLPALAFIWFNRCQFTLLNELRDRRRSVKNLAMMLVVGLLVWAPLSYLGKVQSDQERVSRMDLPSYGGVVASSYLPSNWLSALGLYAWAQVDESSDHRSLLNPAAKFTYTAPQDNDDTLVVFIIGETTRWDHMGMFGYDRDTTPLLAKEKNLAAFRGTSCDTATKLSLRCMFVREGGVEDNPQRTLKEQNIFAVLKQLGFSSDLFAMQSELWFYSNTMADNIAYREQIGAEPANRGKPVDDMLLLNELKRSVDGHPDEKHLVILHTKGSHFSYAQRYPRSFARWTPECVGVDGNCSKEELINAYDNTVLYTDTFIHGVIDQVRNRKAIVFYAADHGESIDDHKRLHGTPRNMAPPEQFRVPLLVWASDSFLASPERARGFAHLQQQAKAKVTHRHEELYDAMLGCLGYTSPDGGINEKNNWCQAPQAAK